In Pseudomonas hamedanensis, a single window of DNA contains:
- a CDS encoding nucleoid-associated protein, whose protein sequence is MDDRASFSPQSLHEAEASKPEVKPLVVLNACAAKFFKKTLGGLTFYDSNKGNNWDLSSPVCVDFVNRIGKKFSKSGRIYGYVDPNMLSAAANFSKYASDLEFDTFVNGVMDRLCDEANDPARRSLNEGYVVFSHYQDHRQVDHLLIVMLGKQAGYDFDNDNNLNPKDTESLNLQDFRQAACMDLTEFKKGFPKNTGDSYLYFIKGNSKSEFFTVALGCSDSIPGKVCVDNLKNALGAYLQEEASTLSLTERRTIHKRVVEYIESKAGERVHLSEIQHVINKCLKEDSPHHGGLVKFISENSERFKVSEEFQPSGITAKSMAFTNIKLPSGEFDGRFKLDAVAVGDSDADLSVDKDFVYLKVKLPIEVSNQLRSINAGGPASGSGDA, encoded by the coding sequence ATGGATGATCGCGCATCATTTTCACCTCAATCTCTCCATGAAGCAGAGGCTTCAAAACCTGAGGTGAAGCCGCTAGTAGTTTTAAATGCATGTGCAGCGAAATTTTTCAAGAAAACGCTTGGTGGTCTGACTTTTTACGATAGCAATAAGGGTAACAACTGGGATCTCAGCTCCCCGGTGTGCGTTGATTTTGTAAATCGCATCGGTAAAAAGTTCTCCAAGAGCGGGAGAATTTACGGATATGTTGATCCGAACATGCTTTCGGCTGCTGCTAACTTTTCGAAGTATGCCAGCGATCTTGAATTCGACACGTTTGTTAATGGCGTGATGGACCGACTCTGTGACGAGGCAAACGACCCGGCCCGCCGCTCACTGAATGAAGGCTACGTGGTGTTTTCGCACTACCAAGATCACCGACAGGTGGACCATCTGCTGATTGTCATGCTTGGCAAGCAGGCTGGTTATGACTTCGACAATGACAACAATCTCAACCCGAAAGATACGGAAAGCCTGAACTTACAGGACTTTCGTCAAGCTGCCTGTATGGATTTGACAGAATTTAAAAAAGGCTTCCCTAAAAATACAGGTGACTCTTACCTCTACTTTATTAAAGGAAACTCAAAAAGCGAGTTCTTCACTGTCGCATTGGGCTGCTCAGACTCCATTCCTGGAAAGGTTTGCGTCGACAATCTCAAAAACGCGCTAGGTGCATACCTCCAAGAGGAAGCTAGCACCCTATCTCTGACAGAACGACGCACAATTCACAAGCGCGTCGTTGAATATATTGAAAGCAAAGCGGGAGAACGCGTCCACCTTTCAGAAATCCAGCACGTCATCAACAAGTGTTTGAAAGAAGACTCGCCTCATCACGGCGGACTCGTCAAGTTTATCTCAGAAAACTCTGAACGCTTCAAGGTGAGCGAAGAGTTTCAGCCCTCTGGGATAACTGCCAAAAGCATGGCCTTTACCAACATCAAACTCCCCTCTGGAGAGTTTGATGGGCGCTTCAAACTGGATGCCGTGGCCGTTGGCGACAGTGATGCGGACCTTAGCGTCGATAAGGATTTCGTGTATCTGAAGGTCAAGCTGCCAATAGAGGTATCAAACCAGCTAAGAAGCATCAACGCTGGCGGACCGGCCTCGGGTTCCGGTGATGCTTGA
- a CDS encoding YybH family protein codes for MDALTRTLKETIEAADRAITAEDFDELMKFYADDASLVVKPGLTVSGKESIRRAFVAIADHFNNSIVVTQGEIQVIQGGDVALVIMETLLQATDKAGVKTEISRRATYVFRHISEKWLCVVDNSYGTTLLDSVVGS; via the coding sequence ATGGACGCACTTACCCGAACTCTCAAAGAGACAATCGAGGCCGCTGATCGCGCTATCACAGCCGAAGACTTCGACGAACTGATGAAATTTTATGCGGATGACGCCAGTCTCGTGGTCAAACCAGGATTGACCGTCTCAGGCAAAGAGAGCATCCGCCGAGCTTTTGTCGCCATTGCGGATCATTTCAATAACAGCATCGTTGTCACACAGGGGGAGATCCAAGTTATACAAGGAGGTGATGTAGCTCTCGTTATCATGGAGACCTTACTACAGGCCACGGATAAGGCCGGTGTGAAAACTGAGATTTCGCGCAGGGCGACCTACGTGTTTCGACATATCTCGGAAAAGTGGCTATGCGTAGTGGACAACTCCTATGGGACGACGCTACTTGATAGCGTCGTCGGATCGTAG